In the Procambarus clarkii isolate CNS0578487 chromosome 70, FALCON_Pclarkii_2.0, whole genome shotgun sequence genome, GTGTGCCCGGATGGTGCCCCATCCTTGTTAGTGTGCCCGGATGGTGCCCCATCCTTGTTAGTGTGCCCGGATGGTGCCCCATCCTTGTTAGTGTGCCCGGATGGTGCCCCATCCTTGTTAGTGTGCCCGGATGGTGCCCCATCCTTGTTAGTGTGCCCGGATGGTGCCCCATCCTTGTTAGTGTGCCCGGATGGTCTCCCATCCTTGTTAGGCTTCAGTGCTCTGGTATAAGAGTACCAGATACCATCATGAACTACTGTGTTCTCCATCGCCAGCCACTGTCGCCTCAACTTTAAGAAGTTATGTCTGTCTGTTCAAGTGGTGAGAGTGTTCCCCCTGCCTCCCCCATCATGGTCCCCCTGCCTCCCCCATCATGGTCCCCCTGTCTCCCCCTGCCTCCCCCATCATGGTCCCCCTGCCTCCCCCATCATGGTCCCCCTGTCTCCCCCTGCCTCCCCCTCATGCTCCCCCTGCCTCCCCCATCATGGTCCCCCTGCCTCCCCCATCATGGTCCCCCTGCCTCCCCCATCATGGTCCCCCTGCCTCCCCCATCATGGTCCCCCTGCCTCCCCCATCATGGTCCCCCTGTCTCCCCCTCATGCTCCCCCTGCCTCCCCATCATGGTCTTCctgctccccctcctcttctccgtcCTCCAGGTCGTCCTCCGGGTCGTCCTCCAGGTCGTGCCACTGGCCCAGCTACCCCCTTCATGCCTGGCGTCGTCCTGCCTCGTCTGGTGGCACAACTTGGCACCGTTCCCTGCCCCTTCATCTGAAGCATTCCCCGCTCCTCCCTCCTCCCAAGCCATCACTCTTTATCTTGGCCCAACACTTCCTGGCCAAGTTTTTTGACAAGTTGAGTAGCACACCTCGCCAGAGCTTCCTCCTTACTAACCCACCTCTCTTCCTCTCCACTTCCTTCTTCTCCTTTCGCCAAATCTACCGTTTCCTGACCTGGTGACAGTGGCGGAGCTCCAAGGTCAGGTTCTTCCTGCCCAACCGCCACCTAACTCAACGGATCTACGTCTACTTGCTGGCAGAGGGCGGTGATGTAGGGTCAAGggcagttaggttggttaggttggttaggttaggttaggttaggtctctgTGGCCTCAGCAGACGCATCCACCCACCAGTTGACAATCTGCACTTTGTTGTTGTTCTACAATTCCAAAGTCACTTGTTTCAACACGTCCCCTTGCTCATCAACCTGACTGTTTCCTGACATTGAGAGAGGGAGTGACCCAGAGTCGccccccaccatcaacacacccccGACCATGGGTCAGAGGGCATGCAGGCCACACGTCTGCTGACATACATTATAAATGTTTCACCACATACACTAGGAGTTCACAGTACAATCACctggaacacacacaccacagtacaatcacctggaacacacacaccacagtacaatcacctggaacacacacaccacagtacaATCACCTAGAACACACACGTATCTCTCAGCTTTCCCAGAATTCCCGGTCCGCCTAAACTGGGTTTAGATATAAGCCACTCTGTAAATAGTATCTGAATACTGCAAAAAGGATAATACACTGGATAATACACTGGACCTGTCTGCAATACTGGCCTAGTGATGCAACAGATGTGTAACATTTCTTATAATTAAAATGTGAGCGTGTACAAGCACTTTAATCTCCTGTGGTTGAGTGCTTAAAGTCTTGCTAGTACAGTTAAAttcgttctcaactcacaatAGGGAACCCAGAGTTCGAATCCCTGGCACGACGAAATGCTTAGACACGTTTCCTATTacttaatgcctctgttcacctgtcagtatatatatacacccgggAGTTACTCaactgtaattatatatatatatatatatatatatatatatatatatatatatatatatatatatatatatatatatatatatatatatatatatatatatgtgtgtgtgtgtgtgtgtgtatatcacgaaaataaacacgtgattaagaatgtgacaatgtcagaccacggaggaaaaatgaaacaggaatttccttaagtactttcgtatattaaatacatcttcagaagatcattttacagatcgagtgatgggtataaataggcaggagagagtggtgaagtaaggtgaggtacaatacttggacaacgcagacggcccattggcccatcagatgcacccaattggcccatccgatgtagcccaatggcccatctgatacagcagacatacaagcataatacataggtaatttataacataaagaggtatatatatatatatatatatatatatatatatatatatatatatatatatactgtgtgtagGAGACCACAGTGTGTAGGAGACCACAGTGTGTAGGAGACCACTGTGTGTAGGAGACCACTGTGTGTAGGAGACCACAGTGTGTAGGAGACCACAGTGTGTAGGAGACCACTGTGTGTAGGAGACCACTATGTGTAGGAGACCACAGTGTGTAGGAGACCACAGTGTGTAGGAGACCACTGTGTGTAGGAGACCACAGTGTGTAGGAGACCACAGTGTGTAGGAGACCACAGTGTGTAGGAGACCGCAGTGTGTAGGAGACCACTGTGTGTAGGAGACCACAGTGTGTAGGAGACCACAGTGTGTAGGAGACCACAGTGTGTAGGAGACCACAGTGTGTAGGAGACCACAGTGTGTAGGAGACCACAGTGTGTAGGAGACCACAGTGTGTAGGAGACCACTGTGTGTAGGAGACCACTGTGTGTAGGAGACCACTGTGTGTAGGAGACCACAGTGTGTAGGAGACCACAGTGTGTAGGAGACCACAGTGTGTAGGAGACCACAGTGTGTAGGAGACCACAGTGTGTAGGAGACCACTGTGTGTAGGAGACCACTGTGTGTAGGAGACCACTGTGTGTAGGAGACCACAGTGTGTAGGAGACCACAGTGTGTTAGGAGACCACAGTGTGTAGGAGACCACAGTGTGTAGGAGACCACAGTGTGTAGGAGACCACAGTGTGTAGGAGACCACAGTGTGAAGGAGACCACTGTGTGTAGGAGACCACAGTGTGTAGGAGACCACTGTGTGTAGGAGACCACAGTGTGTAGGAGACCACTGTGTGTAGGAGACCACTGTGTGTctctgtccactcacaggatgagtcgcGGTGCCCAATATACTCGGCCGTCGGGGTAAACAAATATCTCTAACCCTGCCTGTGTAGGACAGGTAAAAATATATGTATTCTGGGGTATGCAGGACAGGTGAAAAATGTAAATATGTTGGGTATGACCACGTCTGTGGTGTAAAAAAAAGTAAATAAATGTACATCTACAAATTTTTTTTACGTCAAAATGAAATTTGTTCAAGCAAGCTAGATTAGAGATGTTTGTTAGTGATGCAGGTGAAGATGGCGCTCAACCATCCATGTATGGGCTCTAGCTCCTTCATGAGACCGTCTACCTCCCACCTTCCCTTCACAGCGCCCCCTCACACCGCCCCCCTTACAGGGCACTGTGCTTCTGCTCACCTCACTCAACACACTCTCCGCTTACATCTATTTATGGGAGTGTCAACACATCTTCCTGGTTGATCTTGACCTTCCATATTCCACCACAACTACAACCGCAACCGTTGTGCGCTACCACACCTCAGCACACAATACACTCCAGCACacaacacaccccagcacacaacACACCCTAGCACATCACACTCGCCTCGGGTCccagatgtgctgggtgctggggtggctgcggagcctcctgctgtgtgtgggccggctcccccctgtggtagaggctgctgccgttctgcgtcgggcgtcggttcgtccggctggcgggacccgtgtttctgggtccgcttccggctctggcgatctccggccggagcccaagcgttccaggcgttcgtcgtctgcctgggccgatgttggggaattcggTAACTGTGGGTCCTTGGGAGTTGACTGTGTGGAACCTGATGTGTCGCTGTCTccacggtgggtggtggcagaggtccatgtgccttctgttccttctccgcctggggactctccacagtgggaggtggtggctccCACTCCCAGGTatggtgtggttgctggtgctgggcgtggcctggttgtgacattacggaaggatgcgcgccgccctggttccctgcaagtcgtctggtggtgtaccCGAGGCCGCTGGCGCCCCGGTGGTGGTGTCCTATGTCCGGCCCCCTCCTGTAAGGGTAAGTGTTGgggacctgggggacgtgttgccggcgtcggtgatgccgccgggtcactggtcggcgattgctgagttactgctgaatgacgagccgggggaatttcatggtggtggtgttcccatgatgtgggggattgtggcagttactcgcgtcaggagtgataccatttgggtccccTGCTTACGGGTGTTTGTTGCTAGGGTTCCGGGTGACATGGCGTCCCCGGTAGGTGAACGAGACCCTTGGGGGTGGTTacgttgggaggcgttcaatgtgcggttcCCACGGGTCTTGTTCCCGGGCAACTATGTCCGCtgattccctgttttttttttttttgctatttgTAGTGTTGTGTGCCCCTCTGGCGTTTTGTTTGCCCTACTGTCTTGtgtgcccgtgcctctccctttgtttgtggaGGGGCCGGTGTTTTGCAGAGTGTGTTCTTCTTTATGTATTTGAATTTGTGTTGTCACTTTCCCCTGTGTATTCTCTTCATGTATTACCATCttgtattgtattttatttttatttttccttttgtttatatttatggtttgtttgtttgtgtgagcATTGTCTTGTGTTATGTGTCATTTTATACATTATGATGTGTTTTGTTGTCGGTCTTTCCGTTGGTGCtttctttgttttgttttatattgttcctaagttttgtttatttgcttacattatttacttgtttgttattgttattgttttagattttgtCTTGACGTATGCTGTGTTTCTCGTGCGTTCCTCCAGTTGTGTTAATTATTGTCCTGTGCtggcggtccttctggccggtggcttctatatttgtttttactttctgtgatattttattatatttattgtcttTACCTTgcatgaaaaacaaaaaaaaaaaaaaaaaaaaaactacgccCACTGTGTGCAGGTTAAATCTGGCGGCTGAATTCACATACAGTCCACTATTTGAAgtaaataaaaatgcaaaatatataTTCACTAATTAAAAGCATATTACTGTCTGTTAGGAATACCCCACATGACCGCCGCTGGTCCACCCGCTGGTCCACCCGCTGGTCCACCCGCTGGTCCACTCCTCTGGTTCCACTCTCTGGTCCACTCTCTGGTCCGTCTTTTCCGCAAGGAAAAGGGAGGAGAATGTCCCCTTTCAGATTTATTCTTGTTTACAGAAAGAACGCGAGAGCTTCCCACTGAGGACTCGTGAGGTGTGCCAGGCAACTTTGGCTCCACCTTTGAAAATGTCACAGATCTTTGCTATGTGAGACAGTGGCTCAGACTCGCCTCTCCTCCCCTTTCTCACCCACTCGCTTGTCTTGTTGCCCAGGGTTCTGAACCTGTGTCTACACGCTCGCGCACCTCTATGCGTTCATATGATCACGCACTACAACAACTCATGTTTCACATCGGATCTGGCTGAGTTGGCTTTCCCAATTTGTTCCTATTTGCGTGTTCGCGCTCAGTACGCATGTGTACATGCATAGGCCTGTCTTTTTCTCCGATGTCCCTGCTTGAAAAGCGCATTAAAACACACCCAGATTTATGTAATCACTCCGTAGAAACAAAAAGGCAAGTCAGTGTACCTCGCCACCGTGTTCGCGGGACGATCAATGAGGCTGGCAGGAAACCTGTTTACTCTGGGAAAGGAACAACTAGGCTCCTGGTCTAGCCGGGTGAGGCACGGGCGCTAAGAGAGGCGCAAGGACTCCCCTTCCTCACTATGAGTCCCGGCAACACCAAAGAATTGGATTTATTAAGACGATTGTTTTGTAAATATTAACGTTAAGACGAATGGCAAACATCTATTGAGATTGAGAAGGAATTGGGTGTTTTTTCTGAGAATTATTATGAGGTATCATCTCTAACACAAATATCTAGTGACCGCCTCCCTCCCCTGTGGTGATCCTCCCctgtggtaacccccccccctctccccagcaCCCCGCGATAGAATGCAACACTCCACACCTACTCAACACAAATCATATAACATGATCCTTTTAATCGAAAAatcccagttacagccccgctcctgtgccaggtaagtccactacggggtcaccatagcccgtgctacttgcaacttttgttcccagtagctgaatgttaaacaacaacaacaacaaccaaaaaTCTGTATTATGGTTGGATGTGTCGCCAGTGGTGGCTAGGGTGGTGGTGCATAGCGGCCACACACAGCTCTACGGTGGCTAGGGTGGTGGTGCATAGCGGCCACACACAGCTCTACGATAGCTAGGGTGGTGGTGCATAGCGGCCACACACAGCTCTACGATAGCTAGGGTGGTGGTGCATAGCGGCCACACACAGCTCTACGATAGCTAGGGTGGTGGTGCATAGCGGCCACACACAGCTCTACGATAGCTAGGGTGGTGGTGCATAGCGGCCACACACAGCTCTACGATAGCTAGGGTGGTGGTGCATAGCGGCCACGGACAGCTCTACGCAGCGGCATGTTTGGGGAAGGTTCAGGAGCTGTGGAGACTTTTTATCACCGTCTTGGGCAGGTGAAGCGTCGGGGGTTGCTGACGTGTTTATTGACGCAGGTGACACCCGGCGAAGCAGTTGGCGGTAAATATTTGCTTTTCCATCGTGTTGATGTCAGTCGTCGCCTCGGGGAACCTGTGGAGTGCGGGCCTACCGTATACCTGTTGGTGGCCTCATTGTACTAACTAAATATTTAGCCGTAATGTCTCATCCACCTTGCATCCTATTTCAAAAGAGAAACTTTTAATACATGTTAAAGGATCATCTCTATAAAAAAAAAACGGAAATGGCCTGAATTTATCTTATCCATCTTCGTTGTGGATGGCAGAGCCTTGTGTAGGTCCTTGTGTTGGTCCTTGTGTTGGTCCTTGTGTAGGTCCTTGTGTTGGTCCTTGTGTAGGTCCTTGTGTTGGTCCTTGTGTAGATCCTTGTGTTGGTCCTTGTGTAGGTCCTTGTGTAGGTCCTTGTGTAGGTCCTTGTGTAGGTCCTTGTGTTGGTCCTTGTGTAGGTCCTTGTGTTGGTCCTTGTGTTGGTCCTTGTGTAGGTCCTTGTGTAGATCCTTGTGTAGGTCCTTGTGTAGGTCCTTGTGTAGGTCCTTGTGTAGGTCCTTGTGTAGGTCCTTGTGTAGGTCCTTGTGTTGGTCCTTGTGTAGGTCCTTGTGTTGGTCCTTGTGTAGGTCCTTGTGTAGGTCCTTGTGTAGGTCCTTGTGTTGGTCCTTGTGTAGGTCCTTGTGTAGGTCCTTGTGTAGGTCCTTGTGTTGGTCCTTGTGTAGGTCCTTGTGTAGGTCCTTGTGTAGGTCCTTGTGTTGGTCCTTGTGTAGGTCCTTGTGTAGGTCCTTGTGTAGGTCCTTGTGTAGGTCCTTGTGTTGGTCCTTGTGTAGGTCCTTGTGTAGGTCCTTGTGTTGGTCCTTGTGTTGGTCCTTGTGTTGGTCCTTGTGTTGGTCCTTGTGTTGGTCCTTGTGTAGGTCCTTGTGTAGGTCCTTGTGTAGGTCCTTGTGTTGGTCCTTGTGTTGGTCCTTGTGTAGGTCCTTGTGTAGGTCCTTGTGTAGGTCCTTGTGTAGGTCCTTGTGTTGGTCCTTGTGTAGGTCCTTGTGTAGGTCCTTGTGTTGGTCCTTGTGTTGGTCCTTGTGTAGGTCCTTGTGTTGGTCCTTGTGTTGGTCCTTGTGTTGGTCCTTGTGTTGGTCCTTGTGTTGGTCCTTGTGTTGGTCCTTGTGTAGGTCCTTGTGTAGGTCCTTGTGTAGGTCCTTGTGTTGGTCCTTGTGTTGGTCCTTGTGTTGGTCCTTGTGTAGGTCCTTGTGTAGGTCCTTGTGTTGGTCCTTGTGTAGGTCCTTGTGTAGGTCCTTGTGTAGGTCCTTGTGTTGGTCCTTGTGTAGGTCCTTGTGTAGGTCCTTGTGTAGGTCCTTGTGTTGGTCCTTGTGTAGGTCCTTGTGTAGATCCTTGTGTTGGTCCTTGTGTTGGTCCTTGTGTTGGTCCTTGTGTAGGTCCTTGTGTTGGTCCTTGTGTTGGTCCTTGTGTAGGTCCTTGTGTTGGTCCTTGTGTAGGTCCTTGTGTAGGTCCTTGTGTAGGTCCTTGTGTTGGTCCTTGTGTAGGTCCTTGTGTTGGTCCTTGTGTAGGTCCTTGTGTAGGTCCTTGTGTAGGTCCTTGTGTAGGTCCTTGTGTAGGTCCTTGTGTAGGTCCTTGTGTAGGTCCTTGTGTAGGTCCTTGTGTTGGTCCTTGTGTAGGTCCTTGTGTTGGTCCTTGTGTAGGTCCTTGTGTAGGTCCTTGTGTAGGTCCTTGTGTAGATCCTTGTGTAGGTCCTTGTGTAGATCCTTGTGTAGGTCCTTGTGTAGGTCCTTGTGTAGGTCCTTGTGTTGGTCCTTGTGTAGGTCCTTGTGTTGGTCCTTGTGTAGGTCCTTGTGTAGGTCCTTGTGTTGGTCCTTGTGTAGGTCCTTGTGTAGGTCCTTGTGTAGGTCCTTGTGTAGGTCCTTGTGTAGGTCCTTGTGTAGGTCCTTGTGTAGATCCTTGTGTAGGTCCTTGTGTTGGTCCTTGTGTAGGTCCTTGTGTAGGTCCTTGTGTAGGTCCTTGTGTAGGTCCTTGTGTAGGTCCTTGTGTAGATCCTTGTGTAGGTCCTTGTGTTGGTCCTTGTGTAGGTCCTTGTGTAGGTCCTTGTGTAGGTCCTTGTGTTGGTCCTTGTGTAGGTCCTTGTGTAGGTCCTTGTGTAGGTCCTTGTGTTGGTCCTTGTGTAGGTCCTTGTGTAGATCCTTGTGTTGGTCCTTGTGTTGGTCCTTGTGTTGGTCCTTGTGTAGGTCCTTGTGTTGGTCCTTGTGTTGGTCCTTGTGTAGGTCCTTGTGTTGGTCCTTGTGTAGGTCCTTGTGTAGGTCCTTGTGTAGGTCCTTGTGTTGGTCCTTGTGTAGGTCCTTGTGTTGGTCCTTGTGTAGGTCCTTGTGTAGGTCCTTGTGTAGGTCCTTGTGTTGGTCCTTGTGTAGGTCCTTGTGTAGGTCCTTGTGTAGGTCCTTGTGTAGGTCCTTGTGTAGGTCCTTGTGTAGGTCCTTGTGTAGGTCCTTGTGTAGATCCTTGTGTAGGTCCTTGTGTAGGTCCTTGTGTAGGTCCTTGTGTAGGTCCTTGTGTAGGTCCTTGTGTAGGTCCTTGTGTAGATCCTTGTGTAGGTCCTTGTGTTGGTCCTTGTGTAGGTCCTTGTGTAGGTCCTTGTGTAGGTCCTTGTGTTGGTCCTTGTGTAGGTCCTTGTGTAGGTCCTTGTGTAGGTCCTTGTGTTGGTCCTTGTGTAGGTCCTTGTGTAGATCCTTGTGTTGGTCCTTGTGTTGGTCCTTGTGTTGGTCCTTGTGTAGGTCCTTGTGTTGGTCCTTGTGTTGGTCCTTGTGTAGGTCCTTGTGTTGGTCCTTGTGTAGGTCCTTGTGTAGGTCCTTGTGTAGGTCCTTGTGTTGGTCCTTGTGTAGGTCCTTGTGTTGGTCCTTGTGTAGGTCCTTGTGTAGGTCCTTGTGTAGGTCCTTGTGTAGATCCTTGTGGTAGATCCTTGTGGTAGATCCTTGTGGTAGATCCTTGTGGTAAATCCTTGTGATAGATCCTTGTGTTGATCCTTGTGTTGATCCTTGTGTTGATCCTTGTGTTGATCCTTGTGGTAGATCCTTGTGGTAGATCCTTGTGGTAGATCCTTGTGGTAGATCCTTGTGGTAGATCCTTGTGGTAGATCCTTGTGTAGATCCTTATGTTGATGGTAGACCCCCAGCACCAGTGGACCCCttgtgttgatggtagacccccAGTGCCAGTGGACCCCttgtgttgatggtagaccccaGCACCAGTGGACCCCttgtgttgatggtagaccccaGCACCAGTGGACCCCTTGTGTTGGTGGTAGACCCCAGCACCAGTGGACCCCTTATGTTGATGGTAGACCCCAGCACCAGTGGACCCCTTGTGTTGGTGGTAGACCCCAGCACCAGTGGACCCCTAGAGTTCAGTAGAGACTCAAGATGCTGGCACTGTTTCCTgccgggggaggaggagggtggtcacCTCACCAGTATAGAtaatacctgaatttacctgagaacCACTAACACTATTGGCCTCGACTAGGGCAGGAAGCCggaggcttgtcgaaggtccctctatttgccttgatcttttccagctgtactttaaaagttaaGAGTTTCAGCATTTacgacttcggcgggtaggccGTTCTATAGGTTTATAACCCAGTGGGTACAGAAGCATCTCctattctcagtcctacattgtggcttgttgagcctgaaaccGTTGCTCATTGTTTGTGTCGCATCTGACCTTTTTGAAAAAATTTCCTGTATCAGTTTCCTTAAAATGGTTCAATATTTTAAAAgcttcaatgagatccgccctgtcatgcttgGTTTGCAGTATTTTTATCCCTGTGGTccccaaccgttcctgatacgtgagttgacttagctctggaattatttttgttgcccggtgttgctccttctccagagcagctatgtccttctgaagatgtggtctccat is a window encoding:
- the LOC138355971 gene encoding ankyrin repeat domain-containing protein 11-like, with the protein product MALSGFIGFSYSEQNVPSSTGYGEPKDIAALEKEQHRATKIIPELSQLTYQERLGTTGIKILQTKHDRADLIEAFKILNHFKETDTGNFFKKVRCDTNNEQRFQAQQATMIYHKDLPQGSTTRIYHKDLPQGSTQGSTQGSTQGSTQGSITRIYHKDLPQGSTTRIYHKDLHKDLHKDLHKDLHKDQHKDLHKDQHKDLHKDLHKDLHKDQHKDLHKDQHKDQHKDLHKDQHKDQHKDQHKDLHKDLHKDQHKDLHKDLHKDLHKDQHKDLHKDLHKDLHKDQHKDLHKDLHKDLHKDLHKDLHKDLHKDLHKDLHKDLHKDLHKDLHKDLHKDLHKDLHKDLHKDLHKDQHKDLHKDLHKDLHKDQHKDLHKDQHKDLHKDLHKDLHKDQHKDLHKDQHKDQHKDLHKDQHKDQHKDQHKDLHKDLHKDQHKDLHKDLHKDLHKDQHKDLHKDLHKDLHKDQHKDLHKDLHKDLHKDLHKDLHKDLHKDLHKDQHKDLHKDLHKDLHKDLHKDLHKDLHKDLHKDLHKDQHKDLHKDLHKDQHKDLHKDQHKDLHKDLHKDLHKDLHKDLHKDLHKDLHKDLHKDLHKDQHKDLHKDQHKDLHKDLHKDLHKDLHKDLHKDLHKDLHKDLHKDQHKDLHKDQHKDLHKDLHKDLHKDQHKDLHKDQHKDQHKDLHKDQHKDQHKDQHKDLHKDLHKDQHKDLHKDLHKDLHKDQHKDLHKDLHKDLHKDQHKDLHKDLHKDQHKDQHKDQHKDLHKDLHKDLHKDQHKDQHKDQHKDQHKDQHKDQHKDLHKDQHKDQHKDLHKDLHKDQHKDLHKDLHKDLHKDLHKDQHKDQHKDLHKDLHKDLHKDQHKDQHKDQHKDQHKDQHKDLHKDLHKDQHKDLHKDLHKDLHKDLHKDQHKDLHKDLHKDLHKDQHKDLHKDLHKDLHKDQHKDLHKDLHKDLHKDQHKDLHKDQHKDLHKDLHKDLHKDLHKDLHKDLHKDLHKDLHKDQHKDQHKDLHKDQHKDLHKDLHKDLHKDLHKDQHKDLHKDQHKDLHKDQHKDLHKDQHKDQHKDLHKALPSTTKMDKINSGHFRFFFIEMIL